A window of the Brassica napus cultivar Da-Ae chromosome C5, Da-Ae, whole genome shotgun sequence genome harbors these coding sequences:
- the LOC106371898 gene encoding uncharacterized protein LOC106371898 isoform X9 — MRTPALLLLLAFVSIIPPSSGHGEWGILTEQNFSSQIRLHPHILLFVTAPWCGESRSLKNEITQLVQSDSEYDSLKLMVVYRNSEKVLAQAIGAANEITILYYHHAVPYHYRGKLRASNILSSLHPYLTSPPQELPLRHLKSPESLKAFLESSDKTLILFEFCGWTSTLLSELKRNVTEDNLWHGNFSKTVETDRVLKLRGKNNQKENDRANGGSGQTCNHEQFKQFSSFLSKLIAAAKEFSLPPERQKFGLITEKSLASPFTVGASDSWAAVLQLAGCPHCSKILKAGDDIQRLLKMENPIVSELEDNRQDHESSLPANKPSVILFVDRSSGSFETRRTSMKALCTFREVAAQHKASDIINWGNDIESENSVSQADEESGSVSLQKTARSFKTIKLENKVSFVIMDGDKHVALDTIASGMEGSSLQELLTNLVHRRKEKKLSSIAKDVGFRLLSDDVHIKILDALPSQAEVRPGKDTSSAEGSSESSLEPREGDVQNKVGMSSKEKDKMKPPESESSSQDDKEQVSTNRSEQLVMAETDKAGVYKTKNVEEEIKVLLNSESKEDLVDSFTGSFFFSDANYALLRGLTGDVKIPSAVIIDPALQQHYVLQDELAFSYSSLVDFLHGYLNGSLSPYTRSETTIHKPKEATVPPFVNLDFHEADSIPRITVNTFSHMVQAWNQSSGEKTPCPLCKDVLVLFSNSWCGFCQRMELAVREVYRSLKDCKAILLRESKNKHKSETPTNGENLKSPLIYLMDCTLNDCSLILNSINQREVYPSVVFFPAERNKVILYEGETSVTDITEFLARHANNSREFFRIIPTLSGKGRKNSNKLDQSSSAVNNEVKEKDVDKLVEVVVSNRDPPEREVTQDQVSPQSPPMHSVIPAVPKVKIGTILVATERLGESPPFANSKILILKAGRESGFMGVIFNKRLRWSSFPDLDGGQTAELLKDTILSLGGPVMDPEKPLLALSREGDPSTDLELSPGVYFLDHESVARRIQELKSRDVKPSGYWFFVGYSSWSYEQLFDEIGLGVWDVDNSQLDFAWP, encoded by the exons ATGAGAACTCCGGCGCTCCTCCTTCTCCTAGCCTTCGTATCCATCATTCCTCCGTCAAGCGGTCATGGCGAATGGGGTATCCTCACGGAGCAAAACTTCTCATCTCAGATCCGCCTCCACCCTCACATCCTCCTCTTCGTCACCGCTCCAT GGTGTGGCGAGTCAAGGTCCCTTAAGAATGAAATAACTCAGCTGGTTCAGAGTGATTCAGAGTATGACTCGTTGAAGTTGATGGTTGTGTACAGAAACTCAGAGAAGGTATTAGCACAAGCCATTGGTGCTGCCAACGAGATTACGATTCTGTACTATCACCATGCTGTGCCTTACCACTATCGTGGGAAACTCCGAGCCTCAAATATACTGTCGTCTCTTCATCCTTATCTGACTTCTCCTCCCCAAGAACTCCCTCTCAGACATTTGAAGTCTCCAGAGAGTTTGAAGGCTTTTCTTGAATCATCTGACAAGACTTTGATTCTGTTCGAATTTTGCGGATGGACTAGTACACTTCTCTCTGAGTTGAAGAGGAATGTCACTGAAGATAACCTTTGGCATG GAAACTTCTCCAAAACAGTTGAAACTGACCGAGTGCTGAAGTTAAGAGGAAAAAATAACCAGAAG GAGAATGACAGAGCGAACGGGGGTTCTGGACAGACATGTAACCATGAACAGTTCAAGCAATTCAGTTCATTCCTCTCGAAATTGATTGCCGCCGCAAAAGAGTTTTCCCTGCCTCCTGAAAGGCAAAAATTTGGTCTGATCACAGAAAAATCGCTGGCTTCACCATTTACTGTTGGAGCATCTGATTCGTGGGCAGCAGTCCTTCAGCTGGCAGGATGTCCACATTGTTCAAAGATTCTCAAGGCCGGAGATGACATTCAGAGACTCTTAAAGATGGAAAATCCCATAGTCTCAGAG CTGGAGGATAACAGGCAGGACCACGAGTCATCTTTGCCTGCAAATAAACCGTCGGTTATTCTTTTTGTGGATAGATCAAGTGGCTCCTTCGAAACTAGAAGGACGAGTATGAAAGCACTTTGTACTTTCAGGGAGGTGGCTGCACAACATAAAGCGTCTGACATAATAAACTGGGGGAATGATATTGAGTCTGAGAACTCCGTTAGCCAGGCTGATGAAGAATCGGGATCCGTGTCTCTTCAGAAAACTGCCCGAAGTTTTAAGACGATCAAGTTAGAGAATAAGGTCTCTTTTGTGATTATGGATGGGGATAAACATGTGGCCCTTGATACTATAGCTTCAGGAATGGAAGGCAGTTCCCTGCAGGAGCTACTGACAAACCTTGTTcacagaagaaaagaaaaaaagttaagcTCGATTGCTAAGGATGTTGGTTTCCGTCTATTATCTGATGATGTGCACATAAAAATACTGGATGCTTTACCATCACAAGCAGAAGTTAGACCTGGTAAAGACACGTCTTCAGCAGAAGGTTCCAGTGAAAGTTCTCTTGAGCCTAGAGAAGGAGATGTGCAGAACAAGGTCGGTATGAGTTCGAAAGAAAAGGACAAAATGAAACCTCCTGAAAGTGAATCATCCTCCCAAGATGATAAAGAGCAGGTTTCTACAAACCGAAGTGAACAATTAGTAATGGCGGAGACCGATAAGGCTGgggtttataaaacaaaaaatgttgaagaagagatcaagGTATTGTTGAACTCGGAATCGAAGGAAGATCTAGTTGATAGTTTCACgggttcattttttttctctgacGCAAACTATGCGCTGCTTAGAGGTCTAACTGGTGATGTAAAGATTCCATCAGCAGTAATAATTGATCCTGCTTTACAACAGCACTACGTCCTTCAAGATGAGTTAGCATTCAGCTATTCGTCGCTGGTCGACTTTCTTCATGGATATCTCAATGGAAGTCTATCACCTTATACACGGTCTGAAACCACTATTCACAAGCCTAAGGAAGCTACAGTTCCACCTTTTGTCAATCTGGATTTTCACGAGGCGGATTCTATTCCGCGTATCACAGTCAATACGTTCTCCCATATGGTTCAGGCATGGAATCAATCCAGTGGAGAGAAGACTCCCTGCCCTTTGTGCAAGGACGTTTTGGTCCTTTTTAGCAATAGCTGGTGTGGCTTTTGTCAGAGGATGGAGCTAGCTGTGCGTGAAGTATACCGATCACTAAAGGATTGTAAAGCGATTTTACTGAGAGAATCCAAGAACAAACATAAATCAG AGACACCAACTAATGGTGAGAATCTAAAGTCTCCATTGATCTACTTAATGGACTGCACGTTGAATGATTGTAGCTTGATCCTAAACTCAATAAATCAG AGAGAAGTGTATCCTTCTGTGGTGTTCTTTCCAGCCGAGAGAAACAAAGTCATTTTATATGAAGGGGAGACGTCTGTAACTGACATAACAGAGTTTCTGGCTCGACATGCAAATAACTCTCGTGAGTTTTTCA GAATCATTCCTACTCTGTCtggaaaaggaagaaaaaactCAAACAAGCTCGACCAATCTTCATCAGCTGTAAACAATGAAGTGAAAGAGAAAGACGTGGATAAACTTGTTGAGGTCGTTGTAAGTAACAGAGATCCTCCTGAAAGAGAGGTAACGCAGGATCAGGTCAGTCCCCAATCGCCTCCAATGCACTCGGTCATACCTGCTGTTCCTAAAGTGAAAATTGGCACAATCCTGGTTGCTACAGAAAGGCTAGGTGAGAGTCCACCGTTTGCAAACTCAAAGATTCTGATCCTAAAAGCAGGCCGAGAATCCGGTTTCATGGGTGTTATCTTCAACAAACGGTTACGATGGTCATCGTTCCCTGACCTGGACGGCGGCCAAACAGCTGAGCTCTTGAAAGACACGATTCTGTCTCTCGGAGGTCCAGTGATGGATCCAGAAAAGCCGCTTTTGGCTCTGAGTCGAGAGGGAGACCCCTCCACGGATCTTGAACTCTCACCAGGCGTGTATTTCCTTGATCACGAGTCGGTGGCCCGTCGAATCCAAGAGTTGAAGTCTAGAGATGTGAAACCAAGTGGTTATTGGTTTTTCGTGGGGTACTCAAGCTGGAGCTATGAACAGTTGTTTGATGAGattggtcttggagtatgggaTGTTGATAACAGCCAGCTTGACTTCGCTTGGCCTTGA
- the LOC106371898 gene encoding uncharacterized protein LOC106371898 isoform X13 encodes MCRLQSGFGRVPWLEDFSYVNDTAALQENDRANGGSGQTCNHEQFKQFSSFLSKLIAAAKEFSLPPERQKFGLITEKSLASPFTVGASDSWAAVLQLAGCPHCSKILKAGDDIQRLLKMENPIVSELEDNRQDHESSLPANKPSVILFVDRSSGSFETRRTSMKALCTFREVAAQHKASDIINWGNDIESENSVSQADEESGSVSLQKTARSFKTIKLENKVSFVIMDGDKHVALDTIASGMEGSSLQELLTNLVHRRKEKKLSSIAKDVGFRLLSDDVHIKILDALPSQAEVRPGKDTSSAEGSSESSLEPREGDVQNKVGMSSKEKDKMKPPESESSSQDDKEQVSTNRSEQLVMAETDKAGVYKTKNVEEEIKVLLNSESKEDLVDSFTGSFFFSDANYALLRGLTGDVKIPSAVIIDPALQQHYVLQDELAFSYSSLVDFLHGYLNGSLSPYTRSETTIHKPKEATVPPFVNLDFHEADSIPRITVNTFSHMVQAWNQSSGEKTPCPLCKDVLVLFSNSWCGFCQRMELAVREVYRSLKDCKAILLRESKNKHKSAETPTNGENLKSPLIYLMDCTLNDCSLILNSINQREVYPSVVFFPAERNKVILYEGETSVTDITEFLARHANNSREFFRIIPTLSGKGRKNSNKLDQSSSAVNNEVKEKDVDKLVEVVVSNRDPPEREVTQDQVSPQSPPMHSVIPAVPKVKIGTILVATERLGESPPFANSKILILKAGRESGFMGVIFNKRLRWSSFPDLDGGQTAELLKDTILSLGGPVMDPEKPLLALSREGDPSTDLELSPGVYFLDHESVARRIQELKSRDVKPSGYWFFVGYSSWSYEQLFDEIGLGVWDVDNSQLDFAWP; translated from the exons ATGTGTAGACTCCAAAGCGGATTTGGTAGAGTTCCTTGGCTTGAGGATTTTAGCTATGTCAATGATACTGCTGCTTTGCAGGAGAATGACAGAGCGAACGGGGGTTCTGGACAGACATGTAACCATGAACAGTTCAAGCAATTCAGTTCATTCCTCTCGAAATTGATTGCCGCCGCAAAAGAGTTTTCCCTGCCTCCTGAAAGGCAAAAATTTGGTCTGATCACAGAAAAATCGCTGGCTTCACCATTTACTGTTGGAGCATCTGATTCGTGGGCAGCAGTCCTTCAGCTGGCAGGATGTCCACATTGTTCAAAGATTCTCAAGGCCGGAGATGACATTCAGAGACTCTTAAAGATGGAAAATCCCATAGTCTCAGAG CTGGAGGATAACAGGCAGGACCACGAGTCATCTTTGCCTGCAAATAAACCGTCGGTTATTCTTTTTGTGGATAGATCAAGTGGCTCCTTCGAAACTAGAAGGACGAGTATGAAAGCACTTTGTACTTTCAGGGAGGTGGCTGCACAACATAAAGCGTCTGACATAATAAACTGGGGGAATGATATTGAGTCTGAGAACTCCGTTAGCCAGGCTGATGAAGAATCGGGATCCGTGTCTCTTCAGAAAACTGCCCGAAGTTTTAAGACGATCAAGTTAGAGAATAAGGTCTCTTTTGTGATTATGGATGGGGATAAACATGTGGCCCTTGATACTATAGCTTCAGGAATGGAAGGCAGTTCCCTGCAGGAGCTACTGACAAACCTTGTTcacagaagaaaagaaaaaaagttaagcTCGATTGCTAAGGATGTTGGTTTCCGTCTATTATCTGATGATGTGCACATAAAAATACTGGATGCTTTACCATCACAAGCAGAAGTTAGACCTGGTAAAGACACGTCTTCAGCAGAAGGTTCCAGTGAAAGTTCTCTTGAGCCTAGAGAAGGAGATGTGCAGAACAAGGTCGGTATGAGTTCGAAAGAAAAGGACAAAATGAAACCTCCTGAAAGTGAATCATCCTCCCAAGATGATAAAGAGCAGGTTTCTACAAACCGAAGTGAACAATTAGTAATGGCGGAGACCGATAAGGCTGgggtttataaaacaaaaaatgttgaagaagagatcaagGTATTGTTGAACTCGGAATCGAAGGAAGATCTAGTTGATAGTTTCACgggttcattttttttctctgacGCAAACTATGCGCTGCTTAGAGGTCTAACTGGTGATGTAAAGATTCCATCAGCAGTAATAATTGATCCTGCTTTACAACAGCACTACGTCCTTCAAGATGAGTTAGCATTCAGCTATTCGTCGCTGGTCGACTTTCTTCATGGATATCTCAATGGAAGTCTATCACCTTATACACGGTCTGAAACCACTATTCACAAGCCTAAGGAAGCTACAGTTCCACCTTTTGTCAATCTGGATTTTCACGAGGCGGATTCTATTCCGCGTATCACAGTCAATACGTTCTCCCATATGGTTCAGGCATGGAATCAATCCAGTGGAGAGAAGACTCCCTGCCCTTTGTGCAAGGACGTTTTGGTCCTTTTTAGCAATAGCTGGTGTGGCTTTTGTCAGAGGATGGAGCTAGCTGTGCGTGAAGTATACCGATCACTAAAGGATTGTAAAGCGATTTTACTGAGAGAATCCAAGAACAAACATAAATCAG CAGAGACACCAACTAATGGTGAGAATCTAAAGTCTCCATTGATCTACTTAATGGACTGCACGTTGAATGATTGTAGCTTGATCCTAAACTCAATAAATCAG AGAGAAGTGTATCCTTCTGTGGTGTTCTTTCCAGCCGAGAGAAACAAAGTCATTTTATATGAAGGGGAGACGTCTGTAACTGACATAACAGAGTTTCTGGCTCGACATGCAAATAACTCTCGTGAGTTTTTCA GAATCATTCCTACTCTGTCtggaaaaggaagaaaaaactCAAACAAGCTCGACCAATCTTCATCAGCTGTAAACAATGAAGTGAAAGAGAAAGACGTGGATAAACTTGTTGAGGTCGTTGTAAGTAACAGAGATCCTCCTGAAAGAGAGGTAACGCAGGATCAGGTCAGTCCCCAATCGCCTCCAATGCACTCGGTCATACCTGCTGTTCCTAAAGTGAAAATTGGCACAATCCTGGTTGCTACAGAAAGGCTAGGTGAGAGTCCACCGTTTGCAAACTCAAAGATTCTGATCCTAAAAGCAGGCCGAGAATCCGGTTTCATGGGTGTTATCTTCAACAAACGGTTACGATGGTCATCGTTCCCTGACCTGGACGGCGGCCAAACAGCTGAGCTCTTGAAAGACACGATTCTGTCTCTCGGAGGTCCAGTGATGGATCCAGAAAAGCCGCTTTTGGCTCTGAGTCGAGAGGGAGACCCCTCCACGGATCTTGAACTCTCACCAGGCGTGTATTTCCTTGATCACGAGTCGGTGGCCCGTCGAATCCAAGAGTTGAAGTCTAGAGATGTGAAACCAAGTGGTTATTGGTTTTTCGTGGGGTACTCAAGCTGGAGCTATGAACAGTTGTTTGATGAGattggtcttggagtatgggaTGTTGATAACAGCCAGCTTGACTTCGCTTGGCCTTGA
- the LOC106371898 gene encoding uncharacterized protein LOC106371898 isoform X3, with product MRTPALLLLLAFVSIIPPSSGHGEWGILTEQNFSSQIRLHPHILLFVTAPWCGESRSLKNEITQLVQSDSEYDSLKLMVVYRNSEKVLAQAIGAANEITILYYHHAVPYHYRGKLRASNILSSLHPYLTSPPQELPLRHLKSPESLKAFLESSDKTLILFEFCGWTSTLLSELKRNVTEDNLWHGNFSKTVETDRVLKLRGKNNQKVAADHAKWKLMCRLQSGFGRVPWLEDFSYVNDTAALQENDRANGGSGQTCNHEQFKQFSSFLSKLIAAAKEFSLPPERQKFGLITEKSLASPFTVGASDSWAAVLQLAGCPHCSKILKAGDDIQRLLKMENPIVSELEDNRQDHESSLPANKPSVILFVDRSSGSFETRRTSMKALCTFREVAAQHKASDIINWGNDIESENSVSQADEESGSVSLQKTARSFKTIKLENKVSFVIMDGDKHVALDTIASGMEGSSLQELLTNLVHRRKEKKLSSIAKDVGFRLLSDDVHIKILDALPSQAEVRPGKDTSSAEGSSESSLEPREGDVQNKVGMSSKEKDKMKPPESESSSQDDKEQVSTNRSEQLVMAETDKAGVYKTKNVEEEIKVLLNSESKEDLVDSFTGSFFFSDANYALLRGLTGDVKIPSAVIIDPALQQHYVLQDELAFSYSSLVDFLHGYLNGSLSPYTRSETTIHKPKEATVPPFVNLDFHEADSIPRITVNTFSHMVQAWNQSSGEKTPCPLCKDVLVLFSNSWCGFCQRMELAVREVYRSLKDCKAILLRESKNKHKSAETPTNGENLKSPLIYLMDCTLNDCSLILNSINQREVYPSVVFFPAERNKVILYEGETSVTDITEFLARHANNSREFFRIIPTLSGKGRKNSNKLDQSSSAVNNEVKEKDVDKLVEVVVSNRDPPEREVTQDQVSPQSPPMHSVIPAVPKVKIGTILVATERLGESPPFANSKILILKAGRESGFMGVIFNKRLRWSSFPDLDGGQTAELLKDTILSLGGPVMDPEKPLLALSREGDPSTDLELSPGVYFLDHESVARRIQELKSRDVKPSGYWFFVGYSSWSYEQLFDEIGLGVWDVDNSQLDFAWP from the exons ATGAGAACTCCGGCGCTCCTCCTTCTCCTAGCCTTCGTATCCATCATTCCTCCGTCAAGCGGTCATGGCGAATGGGGTATCCTCACGGAGCAAAACTTCTCATCTCAGATCCGCCTCCACCCTCACATCCTCCTCTTCGTCACCGCTCCAT GGTGTGGCGAGTCAAGGTCCCTTAAGAATGAAATAACTCAGCTGGTTCAGAGTGATTCAGAGTATGACTCGTTGAAGTTGATGGTTGTGTACAGAAACTCAGAGAAGGTATTAGCACAAGCCATTGGTGCTGCCAACGAGATTACGATTCTGTACTATCACCATGCTGTGCCTTACCACTATCGTGGGAAACTCCGAGCCTCAAATATACTGTCGTCTCTTCATCCTTATCTGACTTCTCCTCCCCAAGAACTCCCTCTCAGACATTTGAAGTCTCCAGAGAGTTTGAAGGCTTTTCTTGAATCATCTGACAAGACTTTGATTCTGTTCGAATTTTGCGGATGGACTAGTACACTTCTCTCTGAGTTGAAGAGGAATGTCACTGAAGATAACCTTTGGCATG GAAACTTCTCCAAAACAGTTGAAACTGACCGAGTGCTGAAGTTAAGAGGAAAAAATAACCAGAAGGTGGCTG CAGACCATGCAAAATGGAAATTGATGTGTAGACTCCAAAGCGGATTTGGTAGAGTTCCTTGGCTTGAGGATTTTAGCTATGTCAATGATACTGCTGCTTTGCAGGAGAATGACAGAGCGAACGGGGGTTCTGGACAGACATGTAACCATGAACAGTTCAAGCAATTCAGTTCATTCCTCTCGAAATTGATTGCCGCCGCAAAAGAGTTTTCCCTGCCTCCTGAAAGGCAAAAATTTGGTCTGATCACAGAAAAATCGCTGGCTTCACCATTTACTGTTGGAGCATCTGATTCGTGGGCAGCAGTCCTTCAGCTGGCAGGATGTCCACATTGTTCAAAGATTCTCAAGGCCGGAGATGACATTCAGAGACTCTTAAAGATGGAAAATCCCATAGTCTCAGAG CTGGAGGATAACAGGCAGGACCACGAGTCATCTTTGCCTGCAAATAAACCGTCGGTTATTCTTTTTGTGGATAGATCAAGTGGCTCCTTCGAAACTAGAAGGACGAGTATGAAAGCACTTTGTACTTTCAGGGAGGTGGCTGCACAACATAAAGCGTCTGACATAATAAACTGGGGGAATGATATTGAGTCTGAGAACTCCGTTAGCCAGGCTGATGAAGAATCGGGATCCGTGTCTCTTCAGAAAACTGCCCGAAGTTTTAAGACGATCAAGTTAGAGAATAAGGTCTCTTTTGTGATTATGGATGGGGATAAACATGTGGCCCTTGATACTATAGCTTCAGGAATGGAAGGCAGTTCCCTGCAGGAGCTACTGACAAACCTTGTTcacagaagaaaagaaaaaaagttaagcTCGATTGCTAAGGATGTTGGTTTCCGTCTATTATCTGATGATGTGCACATAAAAATACTGGATGCTTTACCATCACAAGCAGAAGTTAGACCTGGTAAAGACACGTCTTCAGCAGAAGGTTCCAGTGAAAGTTCTCTTGAGCCTAGAGAAGGAGATGTGCAGAACAAGGTCGGTATGAGTTCGAAAGAAAAGGACAAAATGAAACCTCCTGAAAGTGAATCATCCTCCCAAGATGATAAAGAGCAGGTTTCTACAAACCGAAGTGAACAATTAGTAATGGCGGAGACCGATAAGGCTGgggtttataaaacaaaaaatgttgaagaagagatcaagGTATTGTTGAACTCGGAATCGAAGGAAGATCTAGTTGATAGTTTCACgggttcattttttttctctgacGCAAACTATGCGCTGCTTAGAGGTCTAACTGGTGATGTAAAGATTCCATCAGCAGTAATAATTGATCCTGCTTTACAACAGCACTACGTCCTTCAAGATGAGTTAGCATTCAGCTATTCGTCGCTGGTCGACTTTCTTCATGGATATCTCAATGGAAGTCTATCACCTTATACACGGTCTGAAACCACTATTCACAAGCCTAAGGAAGCTACAGTTCCACCTTTTGTCAATCTGGATTTTCACGAGGCGGATTCTATTCCGCGTATCACAGTCAATACGTTCTCCCATATGGTTCAGGCATGGAATCAATCCAGTGGAGAGAAGACTCCCTGCCCTTTGTGCAAGGACGTTTTGGTCCTTTTTAGCAATAGCTGGTGTGGCTTTTGTCAGAGGATGGAGCTAGCTGTGCGTGAAGTATACCGATCACTAAAGGATTGTAAAGCGATTTTACTGAGAGAATCCAAGAACAAACATAAATCAG CAGAGACACCAACTAATGGTGAGAATCTAAAGTCTCCATTGATCTACTTAATGGACTGCACGTTGAATGATTGTAGCTTGATCCTAAACTCAATAAATCAG AGAGAAGTGTATCCTTCTGTGGTGTTCTTTCCAGCCGAGAGAAACAAAGTCATTTTATATGAAGGGGAGACGTCTGTAACTGACATAACAGAGTTTCTGGCTCGACATGCAAATAACTCTCGTGAGTTTTTCA GAATCATTCCTACTCTGTCtggaaaaggaagaaaaaactCAAACAAGCTCGACCAATCTTCATCAGCTGTAAACAATGAAGTGAAAGAGAAAGACGTGGATAAACTTGTTGAGGTCGTTGTAAGTAACAGAGATCCTCCTGAAAGAGAGGTAACGCAGGATCAGGTCAGTCCCCAATCGCCTCCAATGCACTCGGTCATACCTGCTGTTCCTAAAGTGAAAATTGGCACAATCCTGGTTGCTACAGAAAGGCTAGGTGAGAGTCCACCGTTTGCAAACTCAAAGATTCTGATCCTAAAAGCAGGCCGAGAATCCGGTTTCATGGGTGTTATCTTCAACAAACGGTTACGATGGTCATCGTTCCCTGACCTGGACGGCGGCCAAACAGCTGAGCTCTTGAAAGACACGATTCTGTCTCTCGGAGGTCCAGTGATGGATCCAGAAAAGCCGCTTTTGGCTCTGAGTCGAGAGGGAGACCCCTCCACGGATCTTGAACTCTCACCAGGCGTGTATTTCCTTGATCACGAGTCGGTGGCCCGTCGAATCCAAGAGTTGAAGTCTAGAGATGTGAAACCAAGTGGTTATTGGTTTTTCGTGGGGTACTCAAGCTGGAGCTATGAACAGTTGTTTGATGAGattggtcttggagtatgggaTGTTGATAACAGCCAGCTTGACTTCGCTTGGCCTTGA